A DNA window from Deinococcus metalli contains the following coding sequences:
- a CDS encoding alpha/beta fold hydrolase, translating into MKQYRMMVLVAGLVAGSAHAGGAGLPMQQGMLEVNGAQIHYVSEGTGTPILLLHGYPLSGELFARNRDALTAAGYRVITIDHRGYGQSVAPA; encoded by the coding sequence GTGAAGCAGTACAGAATGATGGTCCTGGTGGCTGGCCTCGTCGCCGGCAGCGCGCATGCTGGCGGCGCCGGCCTGCCCATGCAGCAGGGCATGCTCGAGGTTAACGGCGCCCAAATTCACTACGTCTCCGAAGGCACCGGCACGCCTATCCTGCTGCTGCATGGCTACCCGCTCAGCGGCGAACTGTTCGCCCGCAACCGCGACGCCCTCACGGCCGCCGGGTACCGCGTGATCACCATCGACCACCGCGGGTACGGCCAGAGTGTCGCGCCCGC